One Gossypium hirsutum isolate 1008001.06 chromosome A11, Gossypium_hirsutum_v2.1, whole genome shotgun sequence genomic window carries:
- the LOC107923743 gene encoding uncharacterized protein, with protein MVDWAPVLVGYMLFILLSPGLLFQLPGNNRTVEFGNFQTNGKAIVIHTLLFFGLFTILILALGIRIYAG; from the coding sequence ATGGTGGATTGGGCGCCCGTTCTTGTAGGCTATATGCTGTTCATACTGCTGTCTCCTGGCCTTCTCTTCCAGCTTCCAGGGAACAACCGAACTGTTGAATTTGGTAACTTCCAAACAAATGGCAAAGCGATTGTTATCCACACTCTCCTCTTCTTTGGTCTCTTCACTATCCTCATTTTGGCCCTGGGCATCCGCATCTACGCTGGCTAA